The stretch of DNA GAAATGAACTGTCAAATGTAGTACCTGATCATGTAGAAGTGACATGTCAGGATCATGGCTGATTTCTCCACCATCCCTCATGAATGAATTATTTGTGCTCAAGAAGCTCACAAGCTTTGGAACGTCTTCTAGCACCAAGGTTTCCAGTCGAGGAAACGAGATCATATATCCATCTTCTATTCCCCGTTCTTCTTCTTTCACGACTATTGCACCCATGTTGTTGCAACTTTTTATCTCCAATTCTTCAAGTAATGGAAGGCCCCTGGCAATGGATGATGAGAAGACATATCTTAATTTATCACAGCTTATCACTTTTAAAACTCTCAAGTTTTTAAAGGATGTTAAGCGAAGTTTGCCGTGACATATTTCTTCTAAACTAATCATATTCTCGAGAGCGAACGTCTCCAAGGTAGGAAACGCAATAACCGGTGTTCTCAAGTTAAGGATATACTTGAGCTCAGCACTATTTTGGATATGAAGATGCTTAAGTTGCTGAAGTCCTTCTCTATCCATTTCGGGTATGACACTCTCAACACCGTTTAACTCGTCTAAATGAAGATCTTCCGCTCCCTTCCATAGCAATTTGACCCAAGACTGCAGTTGAAAGCATGGGTTGAACTTCAGTTTTAGTGTTCTCGAGGTTTGTCTAGTACTATCAATCCAATCCCAGACATCTCCTATGCATATTGTGTATCTCTCTAACTTTTCGAACATTAAATCTTTCGGTAGATTGTTGACATCTGGAATTTGTATCTCTAAACTCGTCAAATTTGACAAATGCTTGAACTCAGCAAGGCTggcattttttctttcatcattGAGACCTTCATCATCCCATTGAACAAAGCTGTTTCCCAAATACAACTCTTCTAATTTGACCAAACTTGATATGACATTTGGAGGAATCATTTCGAGTTTGGAACAATTGCTCAAATCTAACAACCGCAAGCGAACCAATGACTCTATTTCTCTTGGCAGTTTTGAAATGTTAGAATGAAGAAAACTAAGAATTACTAAATTCTTGAGTTCTCCAATCCCAGACATGTCTCCCAAAACACATTGATCCAAGCACAATGTTTGTAGATTTCCAAGGAGAAGAAGAGACGAAGGAAGTGATGAAAGTTGCATTTTTGTCAAATCTAAAACTTCGAGCTTGTCCATCCCTTGAAAAAAAGTGTCCGGTATCTGCAAAGAACGATCTTCTAAATGAACATGAAAGAATCTTAATTCGGGACATTCCATTTCATTGGGAAGTTGATGGATATCTCCACCAAGAATAGAGAGAGCTTCACATCTTTTGAGTGAATCTACATCTGGCCATGTTTTTAGCCCACCATCGTCTCTGATGACAAACATATTATGATCCTCTGATGCAATTATTGTAGCGACATCACGAACAATATCATGCATTCGAAATATTCCATGAATGAAATTCTCTAGCAGCAGACAAGAGTCTCTTAGTTTACCAAGTAGTGAATCTAGCATGTTTCTTGCTTCTTCCAATGTATCAATGCCATCATGAAAAAAGCCATAACCACAACAATACTTCAACAAGTCACGATAGAAAACAAAGGCACGCAGTTGAGAACAGAGCAAAAGGAGGGATTTAAGCTGCTGAGACTCAAGATTCTTATAACTCAACTCTATAGGAGAATATACTGTTTTTAGCATTTCTGTGACGTGTCTGGGAGCCAGTCTTCTTAGCTGGCGCAGGGCATCCTTCCATTCACctaaactcttattttttaatgccTTTGAAACTGTTACGAGTGCAATAGGAAGACCTGCACACTCTTTAGCTACCTCAGTTGCTATGCCTCTTACGCTAGGATCTTTGACAGACTCACCCGCCATCTTCTCAAACAAGTCCCATGCTTCTTCTTTCAATAAAGTCTGAACTGCAAAATCTTTTTGGGTGCCCATTCTGCAAGTTAATACATCTCGATTTCTAGATGTCAGTACTATTTTGCATCTTTCAGAAGGAATAATTCCTATTTCCACCAAATCAAGTTGTTTCCATATATCATCCAGGATAACAAGTATCTTCTTGTCTTTCGATAGCCTGCTTCGTAGATGACTTGCTCTCCCTTTTTCAGTCTCTTGATCAAACTTTAGACCGAGCATGTCAGCAATCTCTCCTTGAATTCGCCTTAAATCTGGACTCTCCGACACGATTGCCATAGCCACCTCATCGAATAACTTTTCTTCATTGACTTTCCTGGCAATTTCTCTCATCAATGTACTTTTTCCAACTCCAGCCATCCCCCATACACCAATCTTGTTGATATTAGCATCTTCCAATGCCTCCATAATTCCCTTTGCAACTGACATTCTCGACTGCAAGTTCACGTAATCCATGTATCTTGTAGTCACCGACGTTCCAGCTTCTAAAGCAGGACGATAAGAAACTCTGTTGAAGTCTCGATTCTTAAGAAGTTCAGCAATATTTTCCACTATATTCTTTGCTTCTTGGCTTAACTGATGTCGTTGCCTCAAGTTCAGGCATGCCGCAATATTAGACCTCCTCGtctctacttcttcttcttcgcctTCATGAATTTTCGTGGTGGCCAATTCTATAATCGCACTCGCCTTCGTCAACCACGTGTTGACATCATCTTCAATTTCCTCACCATTTCTTATAGCAGCACAAATGGAGTGTTGCACCTTATTTTTAGCATCCTGCAAACACTTAACCTGATTCTTCAGATCCTCCATGTTGCTGCCATAGCGGCATGAATAACATAGCCACTGTCCAACTGGTCCAACAATGTACTCTACGATTGCCGATGCAATTGCACCAACGACCTCCATTcttgtttcagttttttttttttttttttttttttttttttttttttttttttttttttttttttgaaaaaaaaaaaaaaaaagaacttcaaAGAATTTTGCGCGAGTAGACAAACTCAAAACCAAGGAAGATAGAAGTAGGATGACAAGAAAGCACATGGAAATACAAGGAAATAAATTCTTGCAGAAAGGAACATATCAGAAATGATGATGTGGTCAAGCACGGTGGGTTCCTCTATCGATCATTCTTTTCTCAATACATAGCTTTCGATCTTCATCAGGCCCGGCCTCCGGTTACGCCTTGTGCTGAACATTCAAATGTGTAAACATGAGGTGGTAAGATAATTATTAGAATATGTTGTGAAAACCACATCGGAGATGGACACAAGAAGCGGCGACTACGTACCTCTGTTTTAGcgacatcatgatcatgagcatTTCTGCAGTGAAACATTAACAGAGTGCGGCGGAGAAGGCAATATGACTGACTTTATGTGGTGTAAATTAGAGTGAATGATGGAGGGAACTAAAAGCAGTAATTAGAGCAATCAATCacaatggaaaaaagaaagaagcataTAGAGAAAGCAACATTCTTGTAATGCAATCGAACATGGTCTAAAAAGTTCAAGTTGCTGATCTTAATGCTTAAGCCATAAGCTAATTCTGTCGATGCCTAGCCATGATTGAGACTTGATGTGATATTCGAACATGATGCGCTCTAAAAGCCCCGTAAAGCTAATGATCTGGATGCCTCTTCTTGAGATCGAACCAACATGGTCTAAAAAGTGCAGCTTCTTCATGCTTAAGCACCAAGCTAATTCTGCATGATGCACGACGTTAAACTCGCGGTTGGTGTTGGTGGCATATAAGGTTGTTGCTGTTAATAAATTCTAAGAAATAACCACGAAATTTCTTATTCACATTGGGCTTTTTGAATTTAGCTAAACTTTTaaatttcttctttatatatatttgggtcAATAGTGACGAAAAAAACAGCAAATACATTTTGTTGGGGATAGCTGGGTCAACCCGTTGAGTTTTTACACCCTCCAGACTTCAAAAAATTAGTTGGATGAAATTTAACGGTCTAGATTTTTCTGACTTTAagtcaatcattttttaaatctaaggTTATAGCCTTTGCAGATATTAGGCCATTGATTGTATCGGATATGAGATTATATGTTCTACaggttttaagaaatgattcttttcaattttaaagttGTTTGTTGCAGCTGAGAATGAAAGAGAGCATTTAAGAGTACAATTGAGTGTGTATGGATTTGGGAGACAAGAAGTTGGATTGCTATCAAAGTTTGATAAGAGTCATTTTGGTAGGTGCTGAAATGGAATAGACTCCTAGTTTAGACATCTTGGCAAAGTTATCGGAGTATGCAACGGAAGTGTGGATTTTAGTAGTATAATGGTTTGAAAGCAAGCTTGGTGAGGGTTTGGAAATTAATGACTTGAGATCATTTAGGACTTAACTCTAGAgagtttatttttactattcatagGAGGTTAAATATCTATGTTGAGAGTGTTCTATTTACTATTTCATATGGGGTTAAGCTAAGAATTTGtgtgaaattattattaggCTTTTTATCAAGTACGTTGTGGAAGTTTACACCTTGAATTGGATTGGACACTTAAGTgtatgataattgatacaatGTGCGTAAGCTTGTATGTCTAGGGGGAAATATGTGAAGCACGAGGCTAAAATATTGGAGGGTCAAAATTTTGGAACATTAGGATGGGGATAGGCATGTAATGATTGTAACAACTTAGTATTTTAGACTTTGCTTTTCGAGCAGCAAAATTTGAGGACGAAATTTGTTTAAGGGGGAAGGATGTAACATCCAAGCCTAGCCAAAGCCGCAATCTATAAACTTTTTTTAGGTTGTTatttatgtgaagatttgatatttattgGGTAATTTTTGAATAAGTCACGGACTCAAAATATTATTACGAttgaatatgaattttattggaCTTGATAATTAGGTCAAAGCCCATGTACTATTTATGACCAAGTGAAccctaaataattaaaaattgacCCAAGAAATTCTTCTAGAGGCTCGAAGATATTATTGGAGGAATGTTTTATTTTGGACATGAAGATTAAGGCCAATTTAAATATTTGTGTTCAATTTCAAATCGATTAGGGTTACATTTCTAAAGTCTCATTCTcattaaaattcttaaattgactactgatatatataaatatatatatatatatatatattcagctCCATACATCGTGGGTGGATCTTATTGTTCTTCAAAATCCTAGTTTAGTTTTCTAGTTACTTCACCCAAATTCACCACTCTAGTAGCACGATTCTCTTCCACGTTGAAAACTCGGCTACCCAAACAACTTACAACTCCACAACCACTGTGCTACTAAGAGGGGCATAGAGACGGGTTAGCAAGATGCTTCCTGGCCTCTCCCCCAAGGAGGCAACATGAATTCCCATGGCGCGGCTTAACTCTTAGGGGAGATTTCCATCCCCCCAAGCCGACTGCTGCAGATGCAAGCCAACGAACACTAACAACACTTCTCTTGTTTTCTTTCAATCACATGCCAAAACAAAGCACAACAACGTAGAATGGAAGAACTAAAGGACTAAGTGGGGTAAAGCACATTCAGGAATATAAGCTAATCTCATTAATGACCCCAAGTTACAAAACGAAGCTGCAGAGTTACAACATGAAGCCGCATAGTTACAAAGAACAAGTTACAACACGAAGCCACAAAGTTACAAATAGCCATTTACAATGTAAAGCAGCGAATTACAATGACCTACAACATAAGTCAACAAAGTATGACAGAAAGTTGTGAATGTGTCTCAAACTAAAGACTGATTAGATTATATTCCAGTAGAAGTGGCAAACAGAGATCTCCATCACTACAATATGCCGATAACACCCGAGGTTACCTCTAAGAAAATCAACATGGATGTAATGAGGCAATTAATTGAGTCGTATAGTGATAGAAACCACCAAGACACTGCCAGGGGCTGCCCGCCTGCCTAGGAGTGTTGTGTGCTGGACTGTGGGAAAATGAAGGTGGAAGGCGAGGTTGGGAAGCAGGACAGAGGTCACCTTGAAGTTGAGTTTAGATGCAGGATATGAAGAAATAGAATgcatttatatatgaaaaaggcGAGGTTGAGCTTTGGAAGAGGAGGTTTGAAGCCAGAGTCTCGAATAGTAGAGAAGAGTAAGACCCATCGAAGGAGCTGCAAGGAGTGCAGCCGAGGAGAAGCAACCATCAGTGGGCAGGACTGTTCCAGGCAGAATTACCCCTAAGGGCGCTCGGGATTAAATCCCTCCTGAGGAGAATAGCCCACTCCTGGGACGCTTTATGCAAGGGTAACTCTGGCACACCCAGAACCTGTAGGTCACATTGGAGATTCTGGAGGATATGGGTTTTCATCCATTCCAAGCCATCGTTGTAACCGAGGTACCAAGCGTTATTGTAAACACCACGAACATATGAACAGCTCCTCCTGCAGAACACGAATGGTAGCATCACAGGCCTCCAAAGCGCACTTTGCTTGGCCTGATCAGTTTTCAAGTCCTTCCTTTGCTTCCTCTCCTTTTCCAGGGCCTTTCTCTTGTCCGTCAGAGGCTAGGAAGCCCCCTCAAACAACTTCTTCAGCCACTTGTACAATTGACTATCGAAGTCTAGTCACTTGCACAGCTCCCTATTTTTGGCCCACAGCCACTCAAGCTTTTGCTGACAGTCGTCAAGAGACTTCTGCAGCACCTCCCTTTCCTTAGAAGCAAGCGTCGCCTCAAGACGAAAAACGCCAACCTCATCCTGGGACCTCAACAAGTCAACGAAAGCCTCCTAAACCTATTCTCTCTTCTTCTGCTCCACTGCGGCACAACATAAAGCCAACTATGATAGCGAGCAGAGTGCTCGCTAGCCATCTTCTCTCGGCCGTCCACAATTAACGCTGCTAGACGCTCCATGCCCTACCATAGAATTCCAGGtcaaaatcaaagaaggaaataaaTAGGAAGTGAGAAGAGCTTGCAAGCAAAGATCTTACCCCAGCAAAGAGCCTTTTGAGCTGGTTATCTGTCTTATGGATGCGGTCGGCATGACTCACCGCAACCATCAGCCGAAAGTCCACTGGGAGCTCATCAACAACCTCCTCACCAACAGTCTCCTCGACCCGAGCAATGGTACCTACCATTTCATTGCCAGCTGAAGTGACCTTGACCTCAGGAGAATATAGTGGATGGGACTCCAAGATGGGAACCCGCTCAGGAGACCCCTTGTCCTTAGCAAAATGCTCCACGGGCAGGGGCAAAAGTGCCTGCTCGAGAGCCATGCCAAGGGTTAGGGTGACTACTAAAGTCCCCTCATTATGAAAGGGCCCGGTGGGGTTGTAGGGATGGTTTTAGCAGCAGACCTACAAACCGGCAGCTTAGGTTCAACATTGGCGACAACTCCTCGAGCTAGCAGCACGACACTCGAAAAGTTCACGATCGTCATCATCTTCTTGGACGATGACGGCTCGGGCTGAATAACAAGCACCTTGGCAGAAGAACTTTCGTGAGAAACAGGAAGGCCGTCGGAGTCATATATGATGGGGGAGATCCTTCAGAGctttttccctttcctctcTACAAGAGGGCTGGGAGAGCGACTGCGGGCTCGAGACGTGACCTCCCTTAACTGAAAGCCTACGTTCGAAAGTATATTGGTGGccgagagaggggggggggagaaTACCGACGAAGGCTGTCTTCAGCCAGCAGAGCCTCCAAAGAAATGTCTTCTGGATGGGCCTTAACCCAGGTATGGACGACCTCGATCCTAAGCTTCTCGTCCGGGGTTGCGGTGGGACAACGACCCTTGTCACACTGCCCacgaacccccccccccccctccccaatATGGCATCAACAGGGAATAGGCACCAATTGGCCTGGCCGACAAGGAACTCTCGCTAAATAGAAAGAAGAATTGACGATCCCACCCCCTTATGGTAGTATACTGCAACTCCAGCCGAGCCAACGTCTGGACTAGTTTGAAGCAGTAGGTGTGACGGCCTTGCCTCAGAATATTGTGGGTGAGGAGAAACTTGCATGTCATAAGATCCAGGTAGTCAACCTCGGCCTCCTTCAACGCTCAGCGCTAGATGATGCAGCATAACACAATAATCCTCTCCGCACTAGGAGGGAGTTGAACAGGCACCAACTCAAAGAAACCCAACACTTCTCGCACTGGAAGATAGAAGGGCATCCTAAGGACACAAGAGAACACGACGGGGTACACTGCAACCTTGGTGGTGTAACATCCAGAATCTACTGCCCCTTCAGTAGGAAGAGGCACCAGGAGTTCCACCATCCAAGGAACCCTATAGTTCTCCTTCAACAACTCCAACTTAGCGGAAGTCACTTTCGAAGACTCGTTCGAAAGGAATTGGAGAGGTAACTGTAAGGGAATTTCCCCCACTTCACAAGCCCATTGAGCTTCAACTTGATACCCTGCCCCATGGCTCAAGCTTACCCATGAACCAAGACATCCACAAGAAAAGTTGAACAATGATGGCTGATGGGATGAGCAAGCCTAATACAGCTCAGCCACACTTCATTCATGGGAACTTGTACAGGGCAGAAGGAGAAAGATGGAGAATCCTTGATCCTCTGACAAGAGGACATCGCATGACCACCAAAGATAAAGCAAATTAGGgaaccatgccgcattaatgacactaCTACCTGAGCTACACACCACATTAATAATGCTGTTGCAGAGTCACACCGCATTAAATGAGTCTGACAAAAAGAATAGTACGAAGGATACGGACTCCATAGTGGTAGACACGATCTATCACCCCTCCCCAGACTCTTCGTATAAATAGCAACTCCCAGGTATGAGAAACTTTCtttgatccctagactctcacttatttaaaaacttctaaaagatgatactaactttggcattagAGACTCTTTGGCtccaaggccaccctctcctagttgcattcttctctatttttgcagGCCTAGttttgaagacctgagttgctaAAACTTGGCCCAAACACGTACGAAACAAGACGTTAACGGGCATATTCTTTTAACAAAACTTAAGTAAATTTCAATCTTAAATGGTTGGTTTTAAGTTTACttcaaaattgattaaaaatttgaagaattagaTTGTGTTAGACTCACGATATGTACGGTTGATTGAAGTTTTTCGCTCGACGCTAGCTTAACCAAGACTGGTGATTTCACATTGGCTAAACACGTTGCGGGATGCTTAGTTGAACAAGAGGAAAATTGGCGCTCTCTAGTCACACGTGAGACCACTCAACCAAGCGAATTGACTCGCTAGATGCGTGTGAGATGCTTCAAGTAAACTCTCATTAGACAAGTGCGGGACATCCTTAATCAAGCGAAAGGACCCGAACTTGACTGAAAGAAGTTGACAGAGGGAGGGAGACAGAAATCCGAGATTAATTGCAAAAGTGGATCATAAAGAAACATCTTTATCGTCATGCAATCACTCATGCCCTCCAACTTTGAGGCCTTGGTTctctttatttttgaaaagtccataaaaaagaaaacataatcaTGGATTCAGAGCCATGCTGGGTTCTTCAATGGAGTGACAACAGCTTTCACTTGCAAGTAATTGGAAAGACCGTAGATTCCCTTTTCTCTGCCGTGCCCACTCATTTTGTACCCACCAAAGGGAATTGCAGCATCGAATGTATCAAAGCAGTTCACCCACACAGTCCCAGCACGTAATGCCCGCGTCAAAGTGTTGGCAGTGTCTATGTCCTGTGTGAACACCCCAGCAGCAAGCCCATAGGGTGTGGAATTTGCTCTATGTATCACGTCGTCAAGGTCCCTGAAATCAGCCAAAATACCTTATCGCACATAAAAAATGCAAGGtcacaaatgatatttttcagaaaaaaaaaaaaaaaaaagggttcgtTTCTCACTTGTATTTCAATATGCTCTGCACGGGGCCAAATATCTCTTCCCTTGCTATCAACATGTCATCCTGATATAAAATTACAGTTAGTTGCTTTGTAACCCTATATATTTCAATCTTCGCGGTGAAATTGAAGATATAAGTAAAAGATGTACTTTAACATTCGAGAATACTGTTGGCTTAATATAGTAGCCCTTGTTGCCAAGTCTCCCACCCCCAGCCTCTAGGGTAGCTCCGTCTTCTACACCAGATCTTATGTACCCCAGGATCTTCTCAAATTGTTCCGTATCAATCTGGTTTATTTGAGTAAGCAAGCAACAATCAATGTTACAAACATCAAGGCCATAACTGATATAATTGGGCATTATAATATCTTTTGTGTACTTGTAGTACATAGAAGACATAATTGGTTTTTTTCCCAAGATGTTCTATAGCATTCTAACATCTTTTGGATAATTGTTTTGGacaaaaagaacaataaatCTTAACCTGGATATGGAAGTGTTGCACCAAAAAACCCATGAAATATAtagcaaaaattataaatgcaagcTTTGAAGTTGGGTTTACTATGGGAGGAACTGGTGCTCACTCACCTGAGGACCTTGTTGAGTGCCCACCTTGAATGGGTCACCAACAGCACGTTTCAGAGCAAGTGCCTTTGATTTCTCTACAAACTCATCATATACACGCTCATGAACAAATGTACGAGAGCCAGCACAGCAACATTGTCCCTGCAGAATGCACAAACAAAATCATGATCAATAAAATGGATTTTAACTTCCTTAGGACCCATTATTGGGTCGAAACAATTTCTTGAACAAACCTGATTAAAGAACAAAGCAGAGTGGGCAAGCTCAACACCCTTGTCTACATCAGCATCCTCACATATAATAAATGGAGATTTCCCTCCAAGTTCCAAAGTTACTGGCTTAAGATTGCTTTTTGCGGCCATTTGAAGGACAACTTTTCCTGTACTTGTTGATCCAGTGAAAGCAAGCTGCATAGAAATTACTATGATTTGAGTAGACATATAAGCGGAGATTAGTACAACATGAGAATATTTCCTAAATTGTAGTATGCTCCCTAATCATTTCACCAAAGAAATGACACAGCTTCATGCTAAACATCCTTACGATAAATTTACTCTGTTGAGAGGCATACTACAGCTACTAAGAATGCAATATAAAAGATATCAAAGCACCTTATCCACATCCATATGACTAGAAAGAGCTGCACCAGCAGTTGGACCAAAACCAGAAATCACATTTAGAACACCAGGAGGAAGTCCAGCCTGTCACAAAGATTAGGAGTCAgaacaaaaattagatttaaaacaatttatagtCAGGTACGGTCTAAAACAAATCAAGTGCTGTCTATCTGAAAGGAAGAATGAAAAATACAATACATATAAGCTTGTGCATGGTATCAGAACAAAAGTTTCAACAAGAGCTTCATACATCTTTTTAATCAGTTGAAATAATTACGAGATGTCGGAGATAGATATTCAATCAAGAAGTTTTAGGTCCATTTCTTGTGAAACATTat from Juglans microcarpa x Juglans regia isolate MS1-56 chromosome 3S, Jm3101_v1.0, whole genome shotgun sequence encodes:
- the LOC121257590 gene encoding probable disease resistance protein At4g27220 isoform X1, with product MEVVGAIASAIVEYIVGPVGQWLCYSCRYGSNMEDLKNQVKCLQDAKNKVQHSICAAIRNGEEIEDDVNTWLTKASAIIELATTKIHEGEEEEVETRRSNIAACLNLRQRHQLSQEAKNIVENIAELLKNRDFNRVSYRPALEAGTSVTTRYMDYVNLQSRMSVAKGIMEALEDANINKIGVWGMAGVGKSTLMREIARKVNEEKLFDEVAMAIVSESPDLRRIQGEIADMLGLKFDQETEKGRASHLRSRLSKDKKILVILDDIWKQLDLVEIGIIPSERCKIVLTSRNRDVLTCRMGTQKDFAVQTLLKEEAWDLFEKMAGESVKDPSVRGIATEVAKECAGLPIALVTVSKALKNKSLGEWKDALRQLRRLAPRHVTEMLKTVYSPIELSYKNLESQQLKSLLLLCSQLRAFVFYRDLLKYCCGYGFFHDGIDTLEEARNMLDSLLGKLRDSCLLLENFIHGIFRMHDIVRDVATIIASEDHNMFVIRDDGGLKTWPDVDSLKRCEALSILGGDIHQLPNEMECPELRFFHVHLEDRSLQIPDTFFQGMDKLEVLDLTKMQLSSLPSSLLLLGNLQTLCLDQCVLGDMSGIGELKNLVILSFLHSNISKLPREIESLVRLRLLDLSNCSKLEMIPPNVISSLVKLEELYLGNSFVQWDDEGLNDERKNASLAEFKHLSNLTSLEIQIPDVNNLPKDLMFEKLERYTICIGDVWDWIDSTRQTSRTLKLKFNPCFQLQSWVKLLWKGAEDLHLDELNGVESVIPEMDREGLQQLKHLHIQNSAELKYILNLRTPVIAFPTLETFALENMISLEEICHGKLRLTSFKNLRVLKVISCDKLRYVFSSSIARGLPLLEELEIKSCNNMGAIVVKEEERGIEDGYMISFPRLETLVLEDVPKLVSFLSTNNSFMRDGGEISHDPDMSLLHDQVAFHNLKTLHLDGLPKIKHVWSKDSQIISMFQNLQVVNAWRCESLKSLFPASIVRYLKQLKEIMIVECGVEEIVAVEGGGDQAVARSLVFPRVTCLHLIQLSRLKWFYQGMHISEWPMLETLLVIGCEKVEILASGLVSFQETVQESPPEMCIKQPLFLVDEMSFRSLETLHLIKMDKLEILWHDQVAASSFSNTRLLMVIGCENLLRIFQSNLLTTFQSLTSLHIMDCGSLEAIFERHDALTASVPTSLPQLEHLTDMTLSDLPKLEWFLEGMLHALEFPSLKKLQVLGCHKANFFASKCLETSHRINQLETCIQQPIFVVEEVTFPDLEVLILNFEQSTVWPGKFSVFPSFLARLQNLLELQVYYSGWEEIFPNELLDREKLVPRLRKLELHCLPMLTHLWKGDAHEPCPIFHTLDILQVSQCAKLKSLMPHSVSLQNLTNLKISNCHGLINLVTSSTAKTLVQLKEMTISECKRITEIVAMEDGEANVTITFNNLTYLELDSLPNLTNFCSGGYSSVMFPSLEKVIIRCCTEMKTFCHGVLSTPKLKGVQATEDEDDLHWEHDLNTTIHWLWEADYDTRLLFTQKVENSDEEENHQP
- the LOC121257590 gene encoding probable disease resistance protein At4g27220 isoform X2 is translated as MEVVGAIASAIVEYIVGPVGQWLCYSCRYGSNMEDLKNQVKCLQDAKNKVQHSICAAIRNGEEIEDDVNTWLTKASAIIELATTKIHEGEEEEVETRRSNIAACLNLRQRHQLSQEAKNIVENIAELLKNRDFNRVSYRPALEAGTSVTTRYMDYVNLQSRMSVAKGIMEALEDANINKIGVWGMAGVGKSTLMREIARKVNEEKLFDEVAMAIVSESPDLRRIQGEIADMLGLKFDQETEKGRASHLRSRLSKDKKILVILDDIWKQLDLVEIGIIPSERCKIVLTSRNRDVLTCRMGTQKDFAVQTLLKEEAWDLFEKMAGESVKDPSVRGIATEVAKECAGLPIALVTVSKALKNKSLGEWKDALRQLRRLAPRHVTEMLKTVYSPIELSYKNLESQQLKSLLLLCSQLRAFVFYRDLLKYCCGYGFFHDGIDTLEEARNMLDSLLGKLRDSCLLLENFIHGIFRMHDIVRDVATIIASEDHNMFVIRDDGGLKTWPDVDSLKRCEALSILGGDIHQLPNEMECPELRFFHVHLEDRSLQIPDTFFQGMDKLEVLDLTKMQLSSLPSSLLLLGNLQTLCLDQCVLGDMSGIGELKNLVILSFLHSNISKLPREIESLVRLRLLDLSNCSKLEMIPPNVISSLVKLEELYLGNSFVQWDDEGLNDERKNASLAEFKHLSNLTSLEIQIPDVNNLPKDLMFEKLERYTICIGDVWDWIDSTRQTSRTLKLKFNPCFQLQSWVKLLWKGAEDLHLDELNGVESVIPEMDREGLQQLKHLHIQNSAELKYILNLRTPVIAFPTLETFALENMISLEEICHGKLRLTSFKNLRVLKVISCDKLRYVFSSSIARGLPLLEELEIKSCNNMGAIVVKEEERGIEDGYMISFPRLETLVLEDVPKLVSFLSTNNSFMRDGGEISHDPDMSLLHDQVAFHNLKTLHLDGLPKIKHVWSKDSQIISMFQNLQVVNAWRCESLKSLFPASIVRYLKQLKEIMIVECGVEEIVAVEGGGDQAVARSLVFPRVTCLHLIQLSRLKWFYQGMHISEWPMLETLLVIGCEKVEILASGLVSFQETVQESPPEMCIKQPLFLVDEMSFRSLETLHLIKMDKLEILWHDQVAASSFSNTRLLMVIGCENLLRIFQSNLLTTFQSLTSLHIMDCGSLEAIFERHDALTASVPTSLPQLEHLTDMTLSDLPKLEWFLEGMLHALEFPSLKKLQVLGCHKANFFASKCLETSHRINQLETCIQQPIFVVEEVTFPDLEVLILNFEQSTVWPGKFSVFPSFLARLQNLLELQVYYSGWEEIFPNELLDREKLVPRLRKLELHCLPMLTHLWKGDAHEPCPIFHTLDILQVSQCAKLKSLMPHSVSLQNLTNLKISNCHGLINLVTSSTAKTLVQLKEMTISECKRITEIVAMEDGEANVTITFNNLTYLELDSLPNLTNFCSGGYSSVMFPSLEKVIIRCCTEMKTFCHGVLSTPKLKGVQATEDEDDLHWEHDLNTTIHWLWEADYDTRLLFTQKQG
- the LOC121257591 gene encoding benzaldehyde dehydrogenase, mitochondrial-like isoform X1 yields the protein MASLRKCWLLSRPYSSASASASAALHSRGGGNISSLSRGISKYSTASAIEEPVSPPVQVNYTQLLINGQFSNAASGKTFPTLDPRTGDVIAHVAEGDTEDVNRAVAAARKAFDEGPWPKMPAYERQRILLRFADLIEKHNDELAALETWDNGKPYEQAAKIEVPMLARLMRYYAGWADKIHGLIVPADGPYHVQTLHEPIGVVGQIIPWNFPLLMYGWKVGPALACGNTIILKTAEQTPLSALLASNLLHEAGLPPGVLNVISGFGPTAGAALSSHMDVDKLAFTGSTSTGKVVLQMAAKSNLKPVTLELGGKSPFIICEDADVDKGVELAHSALFFNQGQCCCAGSRTFVHERVYDEFVEKSKALALKRAVGDPFKVGTQQGPQIDTEQFEKILGYIRSGVEDGATLEAGGGRLGNKGYYIKPTVFSNVKDDMLIAREEIFGPVQSILKYKDLDDVIHRANSTPYGLAAGVFTQDIDTANTLTRALRAGTVWVNCFDTFDAAIPFGGYKMSGHGREKGIYGLSNYLQVKAVVTPLKNPAWL
- the LOC121257591 gene encoding benzaldehyde dehydrogenase, mitochondrial-like isoform X2; its protein translation is MASLRKCWLLSRPYSSASASASAALHSRGGNISSLSRGISKYSTASAIEEPVSPPVQVNYTQLLINGQFSNAASGKTFPTLDPRTGDVIAHVAEGDTEDVNRAVAAARKAFDEGPWPKMPAYERQRILLRFADLIEKHNDELAALETWDNGKPYEQAAKIEVPMLARLMRYYAGWADKIHGLIVPADGPYHVQTLHEPIGVVGQIIPWNFPLLMYGWKVGPALACGNTIILKTAEQTPLSALLASNLLHEAGLPPGVLNVISGFGPTAGAALSSHMDVDKLAFTGSTSTGKVVLQMAAKSNLKPVTLELGGKSPFIICEDADVDKGVELAHSALFFNQGQCCCAGSRTFVHERVYDEFVEKSKALALKRAVGDPFKVGTQQGPQIDTEQFEKILGYIRSGVEDGATLEAGGGRLGNKGYYIKPTVFSNVKDDMLIAREEIFGPVQSILKYKDLDDVIHRANSTPYGLAAGVFTQDIDTANTLTRALRAGTVWVNCFDTFDAAIPFGGYKMSGHGREKGIYGLSNYLQVKAVVTPLKNPAWL